One region of Halomonas huangheensis genomic DNA includes:
- the cysM gene encoding cysteine synthase CysM, giving the protein MEFPTLEQVVGHTPLVRLKRITAGRNNVLLAKLEGNNPAGSVKDRPALSMFSEAEARGEISPGDTLIEATSGNTGIALAMVAAMKGYRMLLIMPESASVERKQAMAAYGAELIEVSREGGMEEARDLADTMIAQGKGKALDQFSNPDNPLGHYRTTGPELWDQTGGSITHFVSSMGTTGTIMGVSRYLKEQRSDIQVIGLQPEDGASIAGIRRWPSEYLPRIFEPSRVDQILDIGQYEAEHHMRRLAREEGILAGISSGGALAGALRVAEQVENAVIVFIVCDRGDRYLSTGLLAPEL; this is encoded by the coding sequence ATGGAATTTCCGACCCTCGAACAGGTGGTGGGCCATACCCCGCTGGTCCGCCTGAAGCGAATCACTGCCGGTCGCAATAATGTCTTGCTGGCCAAGCTGGAGGGAAACAACCCTGCCGGCTCGGTCAAGGATCGTCCCGCGTTGTCGATGTTCAGCGAAGCAGAGGCGCGCGGCGAAATCTCCCCCGGAGACACGCTGATCGAGGCGACATCCGGTAATACCGGTATTGCATTGGCCATGGTGGCGGCGATGAAGGGTTATCGCATGCTGCTGATCATGCCCGAGAGCGCCTCGGTGGAGCGCAAGCAGGCCATGGCCGCCTATGGCGCTGAACTCATCGAGGTCAGCCGCGAAGGAGGCATGGAAGAGGCTCGTGATCTCGCCGACACCATGATAGCTCAGGGCAAGGGCAAGGCCCTCGACCAATTCTCCAACCCGGATAACCCGCTTGGGCACTATCGCACCACCGGGCCGGAACTTTGGGATCAGACCGGTGGCAGTATTACGCATTTTGTCAGCTCGATGGGCACCACCGGCACGATCATGGGGGTGTCGCGATACCTGAAAGAACAGCGCAGTGACATTCAGGTGATTGGCCTGCAGCCGGAGGACGGTGCCAGCATTGCCGGTATTCGCCGCTGGCCAAGTGAGTATCTGCCGCGGATTTTCGAGCCCTCACGTGTCGATCAGATACTGGATATCGGTCAGTACGAGGCGGAGCATCATATGCGGCGCCTCGCGCGTGAAGAGGGCATCCTCGCGGGTATCTCGTCCGGTGGTGCGCTGGCCGGTGCATTGCGTGTCGCTGAGCAAGTGGAGAATGCCGTGATCGTGTTCATCGTCTGTGACCGCGGTGATCGTTATCTGTCGACCGGCCTGTTGGCCCCGGAGCTCTAG